The proteins below are encoded in one region of Candidatus Planktophila lacus:
- the pcrA gene encoding DNA helicase PcrA codes for MVDTQALLAGLNPQQQKAVASEGAPLLVVAGAGSGKTRVLTRRIAYLMAARSVKPYEILAITFTNKAAGEMKDRVTELVGPIAKSMWVSTFHSACVRLLRQEIERLGYSSTFSIYDSADSQKLISRVMETLNLDPKRYPARQFQSLISNAKNELQTPYQYLSAAQNQFETIVADVYTMYEKRLKQANALDFDDLIMKTVQVLQQSPETKARFRSRFRHILVDEYQDTNHAQYVLVKELTGTEGDGFPIAELCVVGDADQSIYGFRGATIRNILQFEVDYPNAATVLLEQNYRSTQNILNAANAVITQNESRKEKNLWSDAGAGAPLVGYVAESEYDEAEFVKSEIRSLQDMGYSNPGDTAVFYRTNAQSRIFEEIFMRAAIPYKVFGGLRFYERKEVKDLLAYLRVLANPDDEVSLRRIINFPKRGVGDRALEEVEIFSQANGISFWQALLRVTEATSVPNKAAQSIGTFTSMLTALSVLVEAKTKPSVIIEAVLEQSGLLTELEASTDPQDEVRVENLKELVSASMEYEERPIEELGEDEEISLSGFLEKVSLVADADDIPDGEDHGGVVTLMTLHTAKGLEFPTVFLTGMEDGIFPHARTLDDPKEIEEERRLAYVGLTRAEKRLYISRAEYRLTFGTPKYNPGSRFLDEIPTDLIEWKNEARSSSSSGSSGLRRRTPTTPPPRATGKTSSAMVLEVGQRVSHDTFGLGTVVALAGEGDKSEATINFGQYGEKRLLLRYAPVVVL; via the coding sequence ATGGTTGATACGCAAGCGCTACTGGCGGGGCTTAATCCGCAGCAGCAGAAAGCGGTTGCCAGCGAAGGCGCGCCTCTTTTAGTGGTGGCAGGTGCGGGATCTGGAAAGACGCGAGTTCTTACTCGTCGTATCGCTTACTTAATGGCGGCGCGGTCTGTTAAACCTTACGAAATTCTTGCGATCACCTTTACCAATAAAGCAGCTGGTGAGATGAAAGATCGCGTCACCGAACTTGTAGGTCCGATCGCAAAATCAATGTGGGTCTCAACTTTTCACTCTGCTTGCGTGCGCTTGCTTCGCCAAGAGATCGAACGTCTGGGTTACAGCAGCACCTTCAGTATCTACGACTCTGCCGATTCGCAGAAGTTAATTTCGCGGGTGATGGAGACTTTAAACCTTGATCCCAAGCGCTATCCCGCACGCCAATTCCAATCGCTAATTTCAAATGCCAAGAACGAGCTGCAAACTCCTTATCAATATCTATCTGCGGCCCAGAACCAATTTGAAACTATCGTCGCTGATGTTTATACGATGTATGAAAAGCGCCTTAAGCAGGCCAACGCTTTAGATTTCGATGATTTGATTATGAAGACGGTGCAGGTTTTGCAACAATCCCCTGAAACCAAGGCGCGCTTTCGTTCCCGCTTTCGCCACATCTTGGTGGATGAATATCAGGACACCAATCACGCACAATATGTTTTAGTTAAAGAGCTCACCGGCACCGAAGGCGATGGCTTTCCAATTGCCGAACTCTGCGTGGTGGGCGATGCCGACCAATCTATCTATGGTTTCCGCGGTGCAACGATCCGCAATATTTTGCAGTTCGAAGTCGACTATCCAAATGCTGCCACCGTCTTACTAGAGCAAAACTATCGTTCAACACAAAATATCCTTAACGCAGCGAACGCAGTTATTACCCAGAACGAATCTCGTAAAGAGAAGAACTTGTGGTCTGATGCCGGTGCTGGTGCACCGCTTGTCGGTTATGTCGCTGAATCCGAATATGACGAAGCCGAATTCGTAAAGTCTGAAATCCGCTCACTGCAAGATATGGGTTACTCCAATCCAGGAGATACTGCGGTTTTCTATCGTACAAATGCCCAATCTCGTATCTTTGAAGAGATCTTTATGCGCGCTGCCATTCCATACAAAGTCTTTGGGGGCTTGCGCTTCTATGAACGAAAAGAAGTTAAAGATCTCCTTGCCTACCTGCGCGTGCTGGCTAACCCAGATGATGAAGTCTCGCTGCGCCGCATCATCAACTTTCCAAAACGTGGGGTTGGCGATCGCGCCCTCGAAGAAGTAGAAATCTTTTCTCAGGCCAACGGAATCTCTTTCTGGCAAGCGCTGCTGCGCGTTACTGAGGCAACAAGCGTTCCCAATAAAGCGGCGCAATCCATCGGCACATTTACCTCAATGCTTACCGCCCTTTCTGTCCTAGTTGAAGCCAAGACCAAGCCATCTGTGATTATCGAAGCGGTGCTTGAACAATCAGGGTTACTGACTGAACTTGAGGCCAGTACCGATCCGCAAGATGAAGTACGAGTTGAAAACTTAAAGGAACTTGTCTCGGCATCAATGGAATATGAAGAACGCCCAATTGAAGAGCTCGGTGAAGATGAAGAAATTTCGCTCTCTGGATTTTTGGAAAAAGTTTCGCTAGTTGCCGATGCAGACGACATTCCCGATGGTGAAGATCATGGGGGAGTTGTTACCTTGATGACTCTGCACACTGCAAAAGGTCTTGAATTCCCGACGGTATTTCTCACCGGTATGGAAGATGGAATCTTTCCGCATGCACGCACCTTGGATGATCCAAAAGAGATTGAAGAAGAACGTCGCTTGGCATACGTTGGTTTAACGCGTGCGGAAAAACGACTTTATATTTCGCGCGCGGAATATCGTTTAACTTTCGGAACTCCTAAATACAACCCTGGTTCTCGTTTCTTAGATGAAATTCCAACTGATTTAATCGAATGGAAGAACGAAGCGCGTTCCTCATCTTCATCTGGAAGTTCTGGACTTCGCCGTCGTACTCCGACAACACCTCCGCCGAGAGCGACCGGCAAAACATCTTCTGCGATGGTTCTTGAAGTTGGTCAGCGTGTGTCACATGACACATTCGGTCTCGGCACCGTTGTGGCGCTAGCGGGTGAAGGCGATAAATCAGAGGCGACGATCAACTTCGGCCAATACGGCGAAAAACGCCTCTTGCTGCGCTATGCCCCTGTTGTGGTTTTGTAG
- a CDS encoding PIG-L deacetylase family protein: MEPLPNSEIKRVLVINAHPDDSDFGASGTIAQWVKAGIEVAYVFCTNGDQGGEESGFTKEEMPAIRQREQRAAGAAIGVTDITFLNYVDGHLEPTLGLRKDIVRQIRISKPDRMVCQSPERNWDRIGASHPDHLAAGEAAIQAVYPDARNPFAFTDLLDNEGLQPHRVKEVWMMGFANPDHWVDITDTFDMKMKALNAHASQTAHNKELENMVREWGQRNAGMGGLPEGRIAEAFKIINTN, translated from the coding sequence ATGGAGCCGCTACCAAATTCAGAGATAAAGCGCGTACTTGTCATCAACGCACATCCCGATGACTCTGATTTTGGCGCATCCGGAACTATCGCCCAATGGGTCAAGGCGGGCATTGAAGTCGCCTATGTCTTCTGTACTAATGGCGATCAAGGCGGCGAAGAATCGGGCTTCACCAAAGAAGAGATGCCAGCGATCCGCCAGCGCGAACAACGCGCAGCAGGTGCCGCAATCGGCGTCACCGACATTACATTTTTAAATTATGTTGACGGACATCTCGAACCAACACTTGGACTTCGCAAAGATATCGTCCGCCAAATTCGCATCAGCAAACCAGATCGCATGGTCTGCCAATCACCAGAGCGCAATTGGGATCGGATCGGCGCTAGCCACCCAGATCATTTAGCTGCAGGTGAGGCGGCGATCCAAGCGGTTTACCCAGATGCGCGAAATCCTTTTGCATTCACCGATTTATTAGATAACGAGGGCTTGCAACCACATCGCGTTAAAGAAGTTTGGATGATGGGCTTTGCAAACCCTGATCACTGGGTTGATATCACCGATACCTTTGATATGAAGATGAAGGCGTTAAACGCACATGCATCACAGACTGCGCACAATAAGGAACTTGAAAATATGGTGCGCGAGTGGGGTCAACGTAACGCTGGTATGGGCGGATTGCCTGAAGGTCGTATCGCTGAAGCTTTTAAGATTATCAATACCAATTAA
- a CDS encoding peptidylprolyl isomerase — translation MKRISALCALAIAVASLTPTAAPAAERPTSVKGCAKPTSKAHVPATLKQPTSVDKKLAKTMTITTNCGVITIALDPAAPQTVTNLATLARSKYFDGSFCHRLTTEGIYVLQCGDPSAQGNGSPGSWKGYKDENLPTKKILTYPAGTVAMANSGPNTNGSQFFLVYKDTTLPPSYTIWGKIKTGLPLLLRIEKVGAYQVDQSTGNAYYAGDGIPVQPIEIKSVTVR, via the coding sequence ATGAAAAGAATTTCTGCGCTCTGTGCCCTGGCAATCGCTGTTGCTTCATTAACTCCAACAGCTGCGCCTGCCGCTGAACGCCCAACTTCAGTTAAGGGTTGCGCCAAGCCAACGTCAAAGGCGCATGTGCCAGCAACGCTTAAGCAACCAACTAGCGTTGACAAGAAACTTGCAAAGACGATGACGATTACTACAAATTGTGGTGTTATTACTATCGCGCTTGATCCAGCAGCGCCACAAACCGTTACCAACTTAGCAACGCTTGCTCGTTCTAAATATTTTGATGGCTCTTTCTGCCACCGCCTAACTACTGAAGGCATTTATGTTCTGCAATGCGGAGATCCTTCAGCGCAAGGAAATGGTTCACCTGGTTCTTGGAAAGGCTATAAAGACGAGAACCTTCCAACTAAGAAGATTCTTACCTATCCCGCAGGAACAGTAGCTATGGCTAACTCTGGCCCAAATACCAACGGCAGCCAGTTCTTCTTGGTCTATAAGGACACAACACTTCCACCGAGCTACACAATCTGGGGCAAGATCAAGACGGGTTTGCCGCTACTGCTTCGCATTGAAAAAGTTGGCGCGTACCAAGTTGATCAATCAACCGGAAACGCTTACTACGCAGGCGATGGAATTCCGGTACAGCCGATCGAGATTAAATCGGTGACTGTTCGATAA
- the guaA gene encoding glutamine-hydrolyzing GMP synthase — translation MSNSQNGVLVVDFGAQYAQLIARRVREANVFSEIVPSHITAAEVSAKAPSAIVLSGGPSSVYADRAPKFDAEILKLGIPVFGICYGFQAMAAALGGVVSQTGKSEFGRTEIKAEVSSKIFATLPASQRVWMSHGDAVTQAPAGFTICALTADTPIAAFEDASGKIAGVQFHPEVLHSEHGQAILKNWLINIAGCTPNWTTGNIAENEVAKAKTLIGSKRVICGLSGGVDSAVAAAIVQRAVGAQLTCVFVDHGLLRSGESEQVQRDFVAATGIDLVVVDAVDQFLSALAGVTDPETKRKIIGREFIRSFEKAARDIAAGGDVEFLVQGTLYPDVVESGGGTGTANIKSHHNVGGLPDDLKFTLVEPLRTLFKDEVRQVGLELGLPEEIVWRQPFPGPGLGIRIIGEVTQDRLEILRHADLIAREELKAAGLDRQIWQCPVVLLADVRSVGVQGDGRTYGHPIVLRPVSSEDAMTADWSRVPYETLEKISTRITNEVREVNRVVLDVTSKPPGTIEWE, via the coding sequence ATGAGTAATTCGCAGAACGGCGTACTGGTCGTTGATTTTGGTGCGCAATATGCGCAGTTGATCGCACGCCGCGTTCGCGAAGCAAATGTCTTTTCTGAGATCGTTCCATCACATATCACCGCTGCAGAAGTTTCGGCCAAGGCGCCATCAGCAATTGTTCTATCGGGCGGGCCTTCAAGTGTTTATGCAGATCGCGCACCAAAGTTTGATGCTGAAATTCTAAAACTCGGTATTCCAGTATTTGGAATTTGTTACGGCTTCCAAGCAATGGCCGCAGCTCTTGGTGGCGTTGTAAGCCAGACAGGTAAATCAGAATTCGGCCGCACTGAAATTAAAGCGGAAGTAAGCTCTAAGATCTTTGCAACGCTACCTGCGTCACAGAGAGTTTGGATGTCGCACGGCGATGCGGTGACTCAAGCACCTGCAGGTTTTACTATCTGTGCATTAACAGCAGATACTCCTATTGCCGCTTTCGAAGATGCCAGCGGAAAGATTGCCGGCGTTCAGTTCCACCCCGAAGTTCTACATTCTGAACACGGCCAAGCAATCCTAAAAAACTGGTTGATCAACATCGCCGGTTGCACACCGAACTGGACAACCGGAAACATTGCCGAGAATGAAGTTGCTAAAGCGAAGACGCTAATTGGCAGCAAGCGCGTTATCTGCGGACTTTCAGGTGGCGTTGATTCAGCAGTTGCTGCCGCAATCGTGCAGCGCGCAGTAGGTGCTCAGCTAACTTGTGTATTCGTAGACCACGGTTTGCTGCGCAGCGGCGAATCCGAACAAGTACAGCGTGACTTTGTAGCAGCCACCGGTATTGATCTAGTAGTTGTCGACGCAGTTGATCAATTTTTAAGTGCCCTTGCTGGAGTCACCGATCCGGAAACTAAGCGCAAGATTATTGGCCGTGAATTTATTCGTTCCTTCGAAAAGGCAGCGCGAGATATCGCAGCCGGGGGAGATGTTGAATTCTTAGTACAGGGCACCCTTTACCCAGATGTCGTTGAATCAGGCGGCGGTACAGGTACTGCAAACATTAAGTCACACCACAATGTTGGTGGTCTTCCAGATGATTTGAAGTTCACTCTTGTCGAACCACTTCGCACTTTATTTAAAGATGAAGTTCGCCAAGTTGGTTTAGAGCTCGGCCTTCCTGAAGAAATCGTTTGGCGCCAACCATTCCCAGGTCCAGGGCTCGGTATTCGCATCATCGGTGAAGTAACGCAAGATCGCCTGGAAATTCTGCGCCATGCAGATTTAATTGCGCGCGAAGAGTTAAAGGCGGCAGGACTTGATCGTCAGATCTGGCAATGCCCAGTAGTTCTTTTGGCTGATGTACGAAGCGTTGGTGTGCAAGGCGATGGCCGTACTTATGGCCACCCAATAGTTTTACGTCCGGTATCAAGTGAAGATGCAATGACCGCAGACTGGTCGCGCGTGCCTTACGAAACTCTAGAGAAAATTTCTACGAGAATTACCAATGAGGTTCGCGAAGTAAACAGAGTTGTATTGGATGTTACGAGTAAGCCGCCTGGAACGATCGAGTGGGAATGA
- a CDS encoding GuaB3 family IMP dehydrogenase-related protein: MDIEIAPGKRARQAYSFDDIAIVPSRRTRNPEDVSTAWQIDAYKFEIPMMAAPMDSVVSPETAIEIGRLGGLGVLNLEGLWTRYDDPRIPLGEIASMPDKHATRRMQEIYSAPIRPELIKERIKTIRDSGVTVAASLSPQRTAELHKAVIDAGVDIFVIRGTTVSAEHVGHDDSSLNLKKFIYELDVPVIVGGVATATGALHLMRAGAAGVLVGFGGGAAHTTRKVLGIEVPMASAVAEVAAARREYLDESGGRYVHVIADGSVGRSGDIAKAIAVGADAVMMGSPLAKATQAPGLGWHWGSEAHHQELPRGERVNVGTVGTLEEILNGPSHTSDGSMNLFGALRRAMATSGYSDVKSFQRVEVIIHGA; the protein is encoded by the coding sequence ATGGATATCGAGATCGCACCAGGAAAACGCGCCCGCCAGGCTTACTCATTTGACGATATCGCCATCGTTCCAAGCCGTCGTACTCGAAACCCAGAAGATGTTTCAACTGCGTGGCAGATCGATGCTTATAAATTTGAAATTCCAATGATGGCCGCGCCAATGGACTCTGTTGTTTCTCCTGAAACTGCAATTGAAATTGGAAGACTTGGTGGACTCGGAGTTCTGAACCTAGAAGGTCTTTGGACTCGTTATGACGATCCCCGCATTCCGCTCGGTGAAATCGCATCGATGCCAGATAAGCATGCAACTCGACGTATGCAAGAAATTTACAGCGCACCGATTCGCCCAGAGTTAATCAAAGAGCGCATCAAAACAATTCGAGATTCTGGTGTCACAGTTGCGGCATCACTTTCACCACAGCGCACTGCTGAACTTCACAAGGCAGTTATCGATGCTGGCGTAGATATATTCGTAATTCGTGGAACAACAGTTTCTGCAGAACATGTTGGACATGATGATTCATCGCTTAACCTCAAGAAATTCATCTACGAACTAGATGTGCCAGTAATTGTTGGTGGAGTCGCTACTGCAACAGGTGCGCTGCACTTGATGCGCGCAGGAGCAGCTGGTGTTCTAGTTGGTTTCGGTGGCGGCGCTGCACACACAACTCGCAAAGTTTTAGGTATCGAAGTTCCAATGGCATCTGCTGTTGCTGAAGTAGCTGCAGCGCGCCGTGAATACTTAGATGAATCAGGTGGACGATATGTTCACGTTATTGCAGACGGTTCAGTTGGTCGCTCTGGTGATATCGCAAAGGCAATTGCCGTTGGCGCAGATGCGGTAATGATGGGCTCTCCACTTGCAAAGGCAACACAGGCGCCAGGACTTGGCTGGCACTGGGGATCTGAAGCACATCACCAAGAACTTCCACGCGGTGAGCGCGTAAATGTTGGCACCGTTGGCACACTTGAAGAAATTCTTAACGGACCATCACATACATCTGATGGCTCAATGAACCTATTTGGCGCACTTCGCCGCGCAATGGCAACCTCTGGTTATTCAGATGTTAAGTCATTCCAGCGCGTAGAAGTAATCATTCACGGGGCGTAA
- the guaB gene encoding IMP dehydrogenase — protein MSSDNDKVAMLGLTYDDVLLLPDASEVVPSEVNTATWLTRNISLAVPVVSSAMDTVTESTMAIAMAKAGGIGIIHRNLPIEEQVTHVKLVKNVGLAGAAVGVGDDGFARAQALIEAGVDVVVVDTAHGHHRAVLDAIERIKKFSSTIEIIGGNVATRAGAQALINAGADAVKVGVGPGSICTTRVVAGVGVPQITAIMEAAKACNKAGIPLIADGGLQYSGDIVKAIVAGANSVMLGSLLAGCEESPGQLVEIDGRKYKAYRGMGSLGAMQSRGEQKSYSKDRYMQDDVLSEDKLVPEGIEGRVAYRGPVAEVVHQLVGGLRSGMGYAGAPDIETLRREGRLIQITAAGLQESHPHDVLHVADAPNYSKKS, from the coding sequence ATGAGCAGCGATAACGACAAAGTCGCGATGCTCGGGCTGACTTACGACGATGTGCTCTTATTGCCAGATGCCTCTGAGGTTGTTCCTAGCGAAGTAAACACCGCAACCTGGTTAACTCGAAATATTTCACTTGCCGTTCCCGTCGTTTCATCTGCGATGGATACCGTCACCGAATCAACGATGGCGATCGCTATGGCCAAGGCCGGCGGTATCGGAATCATTCACCGCAACCTTCCGATTGAAGAACAAGTAACCCACGTTAAATTAGTTAAGAACGTTGGTTTAGCCGGAGCTGCTGTTGGAGTTGGCGATGATGGGTTTGCTCGCGCCCAAGCTTTAATCGAAGCTGGCGTAGATGTAGTTGTAGTTGATACCGCACATGGCCATCACCGCGCTGTCTTAGATGCGATCGAACGCATTAAAAAGTTTTCGTCCACTATCGAAATAATCGGTGGCAACGTCGCAACTCGCGCCGGTGCGCAAGCGCTAATTAACGCAGGTGCTGATGCGGTAAAGGTTGGCGTTGGTCCCGGATCAATCTGCACAACGCGCGTTGTTGCAGGTGTTGGTGTTCCACAAATTACCGCGATCATGGAAGCAGCTAAGGCATGTAACAAGGCGGGAATTCCGCTAATCGCAGATGGTGGTCTTCAATATTCAGGTGACATTGTTAAGGCAATTGTTGCTGGTGCAAATTCAGTAATGCTTGGTTCACTTCTTGCTGGTTGCGAAGAATCACCAGGACAACTCGTTGAAATCGATGGCCGAAAGTACAAGGCATATCGCGGCATGGGTTCACTAGGTGCGATGCAATCTCGCGGAGAACAGAAGTCATATTCCAAAGATCGCTACATGCAAGACGATGTTTTATCTGAAGACAAACTTGTCCCTGAAGGTATCGAAGGAAGAGTTGCCTACCGCGGCCCAGTTGCTGAAGTTGTACACCAACTCGTTGGCGGACTGCGCAGCGGAATGGGTTATGCCGGCGCACCCGATATCGAAACGCTGCGCCGTGAAGGTCGCTTAATTCAAATTACTGCAGCAGGGCTACAAGAGAGCCATCCTCACGATGTCTTGCACGTTGCCGATGCCCCTAACTACAGCAAGAAGAGCTAA
- a CDS encoding MerR family transcriptional regulator, which translates to MEELLTVAAVARQIGVAPATLRTWARRYGLGPSSHEAGEHRRYCASDLAKLTLMRRLISAGVAPADAAEQALAHKGEVKVEKILKTFEVREDVVAAIVKAANSLDRNFVESILRKDIEKYGVIDSWQEVIVPVLVIVGDAWQETGTGIEVEHLLSETITAILRERSKQLKTPLNSRPVLLASVGEELHCLALHALHAALAEAKVDCHFLGARTPLEALSNVVTRSAPPAVFLWAQLSKNGDPKFFRDIPAIRPAPRFILGGPGWDRDQCGDVAFADDLSLACAQIKQALGA; encoded by the coding sequence ATGGAAGAGCTCCTGACGGTTGCAGCCGTTGCCCGCCAAATCGGCGTAGCCCCAGCAACTCTGCGGACCTGGGCTCGCCGTTATGGCCTGGGACCTTCCAGCCACGAAGCCGGCGAACACCGCAGATATTGCGCCAGTGATCTCGCCAAGTTAACTCTGATGCGTCGATTGATCTCTGCTGGCGTTGCCCCGGCAGATGCTGCAGAACAAGCGCTGGCCCATAAAGGCGAAGTAAAGGTAGAAAAGATTTTAAAGACTTTTGAAGTTCGCGAAGATGTTGTCGCTGCAATTGTCAAAGCAGCCAATTCACTCGATCGAAATTTTGTAGAAAGTATCTTGCGTAAAGATATTGAAAAATATGGGGTTATTGATAGTTGGCAGGAAGTCATTGTTCCCGTATTAGTAATAGTAGGAGATGCCTGGCAAGAAACAGGCACCGGAATTGAAGTCGAACATTTACTCTCTGAAACCATTACTGCAATTCTGCGCGAACGATCAAAGCAGCTAAAGACGCCGCTAAATTCTCGTCCAGTTTTATTGGCATCCGTAGGTGAAGAACTTCACTGCTTAGCGTTGCATGCACTTCATGCCGCCCTTGCTGAAGCGAAAGTTGATTGCCATTTCTTAGGTGCACGCACCCCGCTAGAGGCGTTATCAAATGTTGTCACCCGCAGCGCCCCACCTGCTGTTTTCCTTTGGGCACAACTATCAAAAAATGGTGACCCAAAATTCTTCCGTGATATCCCTGCAATCCGCCCAGCGCCCCGCTTTATCTTGGGCGGTCCGGGATGGGATCGCGATCAATGCGGCGATGTGGCATTTGCTGATGATTTATCTCTAGCCTGCGCGCAGATTAAGCAGGCTTTAGGAGCCTAA
- a CDS encoding WhiB family transcriptional regulator, translated as MAELTRLPLPIADHWEWQYEGACRELPAEMFFHPDGERGPRRRNRENAAKAVCATCPVIQACRAHALAVQEPYGIWGGLSEDDRAVLLGKEKPTIYEAS; from the coding sequence ATGGCTGAACTAACACGTCTTCCGCTTCCAATCGCAGATCATTGGGAATGGCAGTACGAAGGCGCCTGTCGCGAACTTCCTGCTGAGATGTTCTTTCATCCAGATGGGGAACGCGGCCCACGTCGTCGCAATCGCGAGAACGCGGCGAAGGCTGTCTGCGCAACATGCCCAGTAATCCAGGCCTGCCGCGCACATGCGCTAGCAGTGCAAGAGCCATACGGAATCTGGGGCGGTTTATCTGAAGATGATCGCGCAGTATTGCTTGGCAAAGAAAAGCCAACTATTTACGAAGCATCATAA
- the groL gene encoding chaperonin GroEL (60 kDa chaperone family; promotes refolding of misfolded polypeptides especially under stressful conditions; forms two stacked rings of heptamers to form a barrel-shaped 14mer; ends can be capped by GroES; misfolded proteins enter the barrel where they are refolded when GroES binds), which produces MGKILEFDEKARRAMERGVNILADTVKVTLGPKGRNVVISKSFGAPTITNDGVTIAKEIELSDPAENMGAQLVKEVATKTNDVAGDGTTTATVLAQAMVKEGLRNLAAGAQPMDLKQGIEAAVVAISARLAENATVVKDKAQIADVATISAQDRAIGELIAEAMDKVGKDGVITVEEASTTALELEFTEGMQFDKGYISPYFVTDQDRMEAILEDAFVLISGNKISALAELLPVLEKVAQANKPLLIIAEDVEGEALSTLVVNRMRGVFTSAAVKAPGFGDRRKAMLQDIAILTGGTVISAEVGMKLDQVNIEDLGKARRIVITKDATTIVDGAGDKAVVAARVSEIRNEIANTDSDWDREKLQERVAKLAGGVCVIKVGAHTEVELKEKKHRLEDAISATRAAVEEGIVIGGGAALVHAADALEGDLGFTGDKAVGVRLVRKACDEPLRWIAENAGLEGYVVVAKVRALKAHEGFNAATDVYGDLAKDGVIDPVKVTRSALANAASIAAMFITTEAVVYERPADEVAEAAGGHGHSHGPGGHSH; this is translated from the coding sequence ATGGGAAAAATTCTTGAATTCGACGAGAAAGCTCGTCGCGCGATGGAGCGTGGAGTAAATATCCTCGCTGACACCGTAAAGGTAACGCTAGGTCCTAAGGGACGTAACGTCGTTATCTCAAAGTCTTTTGGCGCACCGACCATCACAAACGATGGCGTGACAATCGCTAAGGAGATCGAACTTTCAGATCCAGCAGAAAATATGGGCGCACAGCTCGTAAAGGAAGTTGCGACAAAGACCAACGATGTTGCCGGTGACGGAACAACAACAGCAACCGTGCTTGCCCAAGCAATGGTTAAAGAAGGCCTTCGCAACTTAGCCGCTGGCGCACAGCCAATGGATCTAAAGCAAGGTATCGAAGCAGCAGTTGTTGCTATATCTGCACGTTTAGCCGAGAACGCAACTGTCGTAAAAGACAAGGCGCAGATCGCAGACGTTGCAACAATCTCTGCCCAAGATCGCGCAATCGGCGAGTTAATTGCTGAAGCGATGGATAAGGTCGGCAAAGATGGCGTAATCACCGTTGAAGAAGCATCAACTACAGCGCTGGAACTTGAGTTCACTGAAGGTATGCAATTCGATAAGGGTTACATCTCTCCATATTTCGTAACTGATCAAGATCGTATGGAAGCAATCCTCGAGGATGCTTTCGTATTGATCTCAGGCAACAAGATCTCTGCGCTCGCAGAGTTGCTGCCAGTACTTGAAAAGGTTGCGCAAGCAAATAAGCCACTTCTGATCATCGCTGAAGATGTTGAAGGCGAAGCGCTTTCAACTCTCGTTGTAAACCGTATGCGCGGAGTATTTACATCAGCGGCAGTTAAGGCACCTGGCTTCGGCGATCGTCGCAAGGCGATGTTGCAAGATATTGCAATCTTGACCGGCGGCACAGTGATCTCTGCTGAAGTTGGTATGAAGCTAGATCAGGTAAATATTGAGGATCTCGGCAAGGCTCGTCGCATCGTTATCACTAAGGATGCAACAACGATCGTTGATGGAGCAGGGGATAAGGCAGTCGTTGCTGCACGCGTCTCTGAGATCCGCAACGAGATCGCTAACACCGACTCTGACTGGGATCGCGAAAAGCTACAAGAGCGCGTTGCAAAACTCGCAGGTGGCGTTTGCGTAATCAAGGTTGGCGCACACACTGAAGTTGAGTTGAAAGAGAAGAAGCACCGTCTTGAAGATGCGATCTCTGCAACTCGCGCAGCAGTTGAAGAAGGAATCGTTATCGGCGGAGGCGCAGCACTTGTGCATGCAGCTGATGCTCTTGAAGGCGATCTTGGATTCACTGGCGATAAGGCAGTAGGCGTTCGTCTTGTCCGCAAGGCTTGCGATGAACCACTTCGTTGGATCGCAGAGAACGCAGGACTTGAAGGCTACGTAGTAGTTGCAAAGGTTCGTGCGCTTAAGGCCCACGAAGGCTTTAACGCAGCAACTGATGTCTACGGCGATCTTGCAAAAGATGGCGTAATCGATCCAGTTAAGGTCACTCGTTCAGCACTTGCAAACGCGGCATCAATTGCAGCGATGTTCATTACAACTGAAGCGGTTGTTTACGAGCGTCCAGCAGATGAAGTTGCCGAAGCAGCTGGCGGACATGGTCATTCACATGGTCCCGGAGGACACTCACACTAA
- the groES gene encoding co-chaperone GroES, giving the protein MAVAIKPLEDRIVVKASEAETTTASGLVIPDTAKEKPQEGTVVAVGPGRFDDGVRVPMDVKVGDVVLYSKYGGTEVKYNNEEYLVLSARDILAVIEK; this is encoded by the coding sequence ATGGCAGTTGCCATTAAGCCACTCGAAGATCGCATCGTTGTAAAGGCCTCAGAGGCTGAAACAACCACAGCTTCAGGTCTTGTTATCCCTGATACTGCAAAAGAGAAGCCACAGGAAGGCACCGTTGTTGCCGTAGGTCCTGGTCGTTTCGATGACGGCGTTCGCGTTCCTATGGATGTCAAGGTCGGCGACGTTGTTCTCTACAGCAAGTACGGCGGAACTGAAGTTAAGTACAACAACGAGGAGTACCTCGTACTTTCAGCCCGTGACATTCTCGCTGTAATCGAGAAGTAG